The Microcoleus sp. AS-A8 genome contains a region encoding:
- a CDS encoding HAD family hydrolase, translating to MVTIRCRDVRFPNIQAVIFDKDGTLEDSQIFLRELGQKRSRLIDAQIPGIGEPLLMAFGINGEKLDPTGLMAVGSRRESEIAAAAYVAETGRGWLESLAIAHSAFAEADRYLKDAANTTPVFVGSLEVLKFLSEAGLKLGILSAARTSRVQAFVKRHQLDPYIQLEQGVDEGPSKPDPTLFLQACQTLGVEPASTLMVGDSAGDIEMARRAGAAGCIGICWGSPQAAHLEAADVAISQLDEIEVVDS from the coding sequence TTGGTTACGATTCGCTGTCGGGACGTTAGATTCCCAAATATCCAGGCCGTCATTTTTGATAAAGACGGGACTCTAGAGGATTCGCAAATCTTTTTGAGAGAACTGGGGCAAAAGCGATCGCGCCTGATTGACGCCCAAATTCCCGGTATTGGAGAGCCGTTATTGATGGCCTTTGGCATCAATGGAGAAAAGCTTGACCCCACCGGTTTGATGGCCGTGGGGAGCCGTCGTGAAAGTGAAATTGCTGCGGCTGCCTATGTCGCCGAAACCGGTCGAGGGTGGTTGGAGTCTCTAGCGATCGCTCACAGTGCCTTTGCAGAAGCAGACCGCTACCTCAAAGACGCCGCCAATACTACACCCGTATTTGTCGGTAGCCTGGAAGTTCTGAAGTTCCTCTCAGAAGCTGGATTAAAACTAGGAATTCTGTCAGCGGCGAGAACATCACGGGTGCAAGCCTTTGTTAAACGTCACCAACTCGACCCTTATATTCAGCTAGAGCAAGGAGTAGACGAAGGCCCTAGTAAACCCGACCCTACACTCTTTCTCCAAGCTTGCCAAACACTAGGCGTTGAACCCGCTTCTACTCTCATGGTAGGAGATTCTGCGGGAGATATTGAGATGGCACGTCGTGCGGGTGCGGCAGGTTGTATTGGCATCTGTTGGGGTTCACCGCAAGCTGCACATTTAGAAGCGGCAGATGTTGCGATTTCCCAGCTGGATGAAATCGAAGTGGTTGATTCTTGA
- a CDS encoding ABC transporter ATP-binding protein/permease produces the protein MSSNQLLLRYALRYPGWIVLTIILGSSSALFNGVSTTLIVPLVLGFLGKEDINLNVGPPAIQKILAFFDRGDDRTSILFMVAVVVLGIILKNVAVYLNAIVSANLSRKLVRDIRDEGLKLLLEVDIVYFSTTKIGDILNQIGNEVGRATVSIRIAINIFTTSINILIYIGILVSISWKLTIAASGLLFLVALINQALIQRAKSFGQVLSEKSSRYATILVEMLTGIRLIKAVGNEEYEYKQLDKFVDDLEKVDARSQANYDAIGPINEIVGTLSILSIVFLGKAFFWQQMESLLTVLLIYLYVLFRLLPVVSQLNAQRSQFANAAPGTQIVANFLRRDDKPFMTNGEIFYTKIKQGIRWEGVSFTYPGHDDLVLKGVDLWIPKGTTLALVGASGAGKSTMADLLPRFYDPIEGRITIDGQDLRDYNIRSLRQGMGIVSQDTFLFNNSVRYNIAYGLKNVTDEQVLLAAKRANAYEFIIQLPQGFDTEIGDRGVLLSGGQRQRLAIARALLRNPDILILDEATSALDSVSERLVQQAIDELCRDRTTIVIAHRLSTVQKASQIAVLDKGRVVELGTHEELLKKGGYYTRLYLMQFDRSANEVIHASANEAFIRASYEIRNRLNPMIGFLQLVVDDLVESSGERDELTEEAYKSAIRLLKNLELLEENSHLGEGYWVEG, from the coding sequence ATGTCTTCTAATCAGCTTCTCTTGAGATACGCACTACGCTATCCCGGCTGGATTGTTTTAACCATTATTCTCGGTTCATCTAGTGCCCTTTTTAATGGGGTTAGCACAACACTGATTGTGCCATTAGTATTAGGATTTTTGGGGAAAGAGGATATCAACCTGAACGTTGGCCCACCAGCCATCCAAAAAATCCTGGCTTTTTTTGATCGGGGTGATGATCGCACAAGCATTTTGTTCATGGTTGCGGTAGTTGTTTTAGGAATTATTTTAAAGAATGTTGCCGTATATCTGAATGCCATAGTTTCGGCAAATTTATCAAGAAAACTAGTCAGGGATATTAGGGATGAAGGACTTAAACTATTATTAGAAGTTGATATCGTTTATTTTTCTACAACTAAAATTGGCGACATTTTGAATCAGATAGGAAATGAGGTAGGTCGAGCAACCGTTTCTATCCGAATCGCAATTAACATATTTACGACATCCATTAATATTTTAATCTATATTGGCATTCTTGTTTCTATATCTTGGAAACTCACCATAGCTGCCAGCGGCTTATTATTTCTGGTGGCTTTGATTAATCAAGCCTTGATACAACGAGCTAAAAGCTTTGGTCAGGTGCTATCCGAAAAATCCAGCCGATATGCGACAATCCTGGTCGAGATGTTAACAGGAATACGACTCATTAAAGCAGTTGGCAATGAAGAATATGAGTATAAACAACTTGATAAATTTGTTGATGATTTAGAAAAAGTAGATGCCAGATCGCAAGCTAATTATGACGCCATTGGCCCTATTAATGAAATAGTAGGAACCTTGTCAATTTTATCAATTGTCTTTTTGGGGAAAGCTTTCTTTTGGCAGCAGATGGAGTCGCTGTTAACCGTATTACTCATTTATCTATATGTACTCTTCCGGTTACTTCCGGTAGTTAGCCAACTGAATGCCCAAAGAAGCCAATTTGCTAATGCCGCACCGGGTACTCAAATCGTGGCCAATTTTCTGCGGCGAGATGACAAACCTTTCATGACGAATGGTGAAATTTTTTACACAAAAATAAAACAAGGAATTCGTTGGGAAGGTGTGTCTTTTACCTACCCAGGCCATGATGATTTAGTCCTAAAAGGGGTGGATTTATGGATTCCCAAAGGAACAACCCTCGCTTTAGTGGGTGCTTCGGGTGCAGGTAAATCAACGATGGCGGATTTGCTACCGAGATTTTATGACCCGATTGAGGGGCGAATTACGATCGATGGCCAAGATTTAAGAGACTATAACATCCGATCGCTCAGGCAAGGGATGGGAATTGTTAGTCAAGATACGTTTTTATTTAATAATTCGGTTCGTTACAATATCGCCTATGGGCTGAAGAATGTGACGGACGAACAGGTGCTTTTAGCCGCCAAACGAGCGAATGCTTATGAATTTATTATTCAGCTACCCCAAGGGTTTGATACAGAAATTGGCGATCGCGGCGTTCTGTTATCTGGAGGGCAACGACAACGACTGGCGATCGCCCGTGCTCTGCTGCGTAACCCCGATATTCTAATTCTGGATGAGGCAACCAGTGCTCTGGATAGTGTATCTGAGCGCTTGGTGCAACAGGCGATCGATGAACTTTGCCGCGATCGCACTACGATTGTGATTGCTCACCGACTTTCTACGGTGCAAAAAGCCAGTCAGATTGCGGTGCTGGACAAGGGACGAGTTGTAGAGCTGGGTACCCATGAGGAACTACTCAAGAAAGGCGGTTACTATACACGTCTTTACTTAATGCAATTTGACCGTAGCGCGAATGAAGTGATCCATGCATCAGCCAATGAGGCTTTTATCCGAGCCTCTTATGAAATTCGCAATCGTCTAAACCCTATGATTGGTTTCTTGCAGTTGGTGGTTGATGACTTAGTAGAGAGCAGCGGCGAACGGGACGAATTAACGGAAGAAGCGTATAAATCAGCTATTCGACTGCTCAAAAACTTGGAGCTTTTAGAAGAGAATTCTCACCTTGGTGAAGGGTACTGGGTTGAAGGTTGA